From one Butyricimonas faecihominis genomic stretch:
- the lysS gene encoding lysine--tRNA ligase, with protein sequence MSLAELSEQEIIRRNSLNELKNLGIDAYPAPEFKVTHLSKEILDKFEKSPEELQEVVIAGRMMSRRIMGKASFFELQDAEGRIQVYVSRDDVSRDEACTMYNTVFKKLMDIGDIVGVKGFVFRTNMGEISVHAKELVILSKSLRPLPVVKEKDGKVFDAFTDPELRYRQRYLDLIVNPQVKDVFIKRTKMINAIRQFYTEMGCLEVETPVLQAIPGGASARPFITHHNALDIPFYLRIANELYLKRLIVGGFNGVFEFSRNFRNEGMDRTHNPEFTCMEVYVPYKDYLWMMDSTERMIEAAAMAVNGTTKAPFGENEVDFKRPFKRVRMSEAIQEYTGFDITGKSEDEIRAFCLSIGLNVDETMGKGKLIDEIFGEKCESHYIQPTFIYDYPVEMSPLTKMHRSDPGLTERFELFVNGKEVANAYSELNDPIDQLNRFKDQLALQERGDDEAMFIDYDFVRALEYGMPPTSGMGIGIDRLCMFLTNSPSIQDVLLFPQMKPEKVATVDADEKFIELGIPADWVAVVRKAGYQTVETLKAVENPNKLHQELSGLNKKMKLGLKTLSPDEVKSWFN encoded by the coding sequence ATGAGTCTTGCAGAATTAAGCGAACAGGAAATTATTCGCCGGAACTCTTTAAACGAGTTGAAAAATTTGGGAATAGATGCCTATCCGGCACCGGAATTTAAAGTAACTCACCTTTCTAAAGAGATTCTGGATAAATTTGAAAAATCACCGGAGGAATTGCAAGAGGTTGTAATTGCCGGGCGAATGATGAGCAGGCGGATTATGGGTAAGGCTTCATTTTTTGAATTACAGGATGCCGAAGGTAGGATTCAGGTCTACGTGAGTCGGGATGATGTGAGTCGGGATGAAGCTTGCACGATGTATAATACCGTTTTCAAAAAGTTGATGGATATTGGCGACATCGTGGGCGTGAAAGGATTCGTGTTCCGCACGAATATGGGGGAGATTTCGGTTCATGCGAAAGAACTGGTGATATTGTCCAAGTCCTTGCGTCCGCTACCGGTTGTGAAAGAAAAGGATGGTAAAGTGTTTGATGCTTTTACCGATCCGGAATTAAGATACCGTCAACGTTACTTGGATTTAATCGTGAACCCGCAGGTGAAGGATGTGTTTATCAAGCGTACGAAAATGATCAACGCCATCCGTCAGTTCTATACGGAAATGGGATGCTTGGAGGTGGAGACTCCTGTGCTGCAGGCTATACCGGGAGGAGCTTCGGCCCGTCCGTTTATCACGCATCATAATGCATTGGATATTCCGTTCTATTTGCGTATTGCGAACGAGCTGTATCTGAAACGTTTGATCGTGGGAGGCTTTAATGGAGTATTCGAGTTTTCCCGTAATTTCCGTAACGAGGGAATGGACCGGACGCATAACCCGGAATTTACTTGTATGGAGGTGTACGTGCCGTACAAGGATTATTTGTGGATGATGGATAGCACGGAGAGAATGATTGAGGCGGCGGCAATGGCCGTGAACGGGACAACTAAAGCTCCTTTCGGGGAGAACGAGGTGGATTTCAAACGTCCGTTCAAACGAGTGAGAATGTCAGAGGCGATTCAAGAATATACCGGATTTGACATCACGGGTAAGAGCGAGGATGAGATTCGGGCATTCTGTTTGTCTATCGGCTTGAACGTGGATGAGACGATGGGTAAGGGTAAGTTGATTGACGAAATTTTCGGAGAGAAATGTGAAAGTCACTATATACAGCCGACCTTTATTTATGATTACCCGGTGGAGATGTCTCCGCTGACTAAGATGCATCGTTCAGATCCCGGATTGACGGAACGTTTCGAGTTGTTCGTGAATGGTAAGGAGGTTGCTAACGCTTACTCTGAGCTGAATGACCCGATCGATCAGTTGAATCGTTTCAAAGATCAGTTGGCACTTCAGGAAAGAGGGGATGATGAGGCCATGTTTATTGATTACGACTTCGTGCGTGCCTTGGAGTACGGTATGCCCCCAACCTCGGGAATGGGTATAGGGATAGACAGGCTTTGTATGTTCCTGACCAATAGTCCGTCTATACAGGATGTGTTGTTGTTCCCGCAGATGAAACCGGAGAAAGTGGCTACCGTGGATGCTGACGAGAAATTTATCGAGCTGGGAATCCCGGCTGATTGGGTTGCCGTGGTTCGTAAAGCTGGTTACCAGACCGTGGAAACCTTGAAGGCGGTAGAGAACCCGAACAAGTTGCATCAGGAATTGAGCGGTTTAAATAAAAAAATGAAATTAGGCTTGAAGACTTTATCCCCGGATGAGGTAAAAAGCTGGTTTAACTAA
- the recJ gene encoding single-stranded-DNA-specific exonuclease RecJ, with protein sequence MKKRWVINTPPEWEKIDKLSKELNCSHVIANLLLQRGVDTAEEAHAFFNPTLNMLHDPFLMKDMDKAVLRLEKAISTEEKVMIYGDYDVDGTTAVALLYKYLKNKCEYPEYYIPDRYTEGYGVSILAIDYAARNGISLMIVTDCGVKAVEKVRYAKSKGVDVIICDHHTPGDELPDAVAVLDPQRKDCHYPYRWLSGCGVSFKLAQAYSMKHNLPMADLYKLLDLVCVSIASDIVPITGENRILAHFGLLQLNRKPSLGLKTILSFSGIGKDLTINDIVFRIGPKINAAGRVESGNKSVELLIADDETRATEVAASINNFNDQRKKLDHDITEEALEYINQSHYDQSQKATVLYNPNWHKGVIGIVASRLTEYYYRPTVILTESNGLATGSARSVEGFDLYYAISQCSEFLENYGGHKYAAGLTLRLENIEPFKAKFQKIVSETITEEMLTPQINIDAQIKLNDITPDLYAMIQKFAPFGPNNTIPVFMTENVTNFIGSKQVGRNNEHLKLVVVDDTRVCNDRSGIAFGMGEAFSRISKGEYFDICYTLQENEFMGKSDIQMMIRDLKFKEE encoded by the coding sequence ATGAAAAAAAGATGGGTCATCAACACCCCACCCGAGTGGGAAAAAATTGACAAACTATCCAAAGAACTTAACTGCAGTCATGTTATCGCGAACTTGCTTTTGCAACGCGGTGTGGACACTGCAGAAGAGGCCCATGCTTTCTTCAATCCAACCCTCAACATGCTCCATGACCCGTTTTTGATGAAGGATATGGATAAAGCCGTTCTCCGGTTGGAAAAAGCAATCAGCACCGAGGAAAAAGTCATGATTTACGGCGATTACGACGTAGACGGTACCACGGCGGTTGCTTTACTCTATAAATACCTAAAAAATAAATGCGAGTATCCTGAATATTACATCCCGGACAGATACACGGAAGGCTACGGAGTTTCCATCTTGGCTATCGATTATGCGGCTCGCAACGGGATTTCACTCATGATCGTGACTGACTGTGGCGTGAAAGCCGTGGAGAAAGTCCGTTATGCGAAATCCAAAGGCGTGGATGTCATCATCTGTGACCATCACACCCCGGGCGACGAACTTCCGGATGCCGTTGCCGTCCTCGACCCGCAACGGAAAGATTGTCACTACCCCTACCGGTGGTTAAGCGGTTGCGGGGTCAGTTTCAAACTGGCACAGGCATATAGCATGAAACACAACTTGCCGATGGCAGACCTGTACAAATTGTTGGATTTGGTTTGCGTCAGTATTGCCAGTGACATTGTTCCGATCACGGGAGAGAATCGTATCCTCGCCCATTTCGGTTTATTGCAATTAAATAGAAAACCCAGCCTAGGATTAAAAACGATATTAAGTTTTTCCGGAATAGGTAAAGACCTGACAATAAATGACATTGTTTTTCGCATAGGCCCCAAAATCAATGCGGCAGGGCGAGTTGAATCGGGAAACAAATCAGTAGAACTCCTGATAGCCGATGATGAGACCAGAGCCACGGAAGTCGCTGCAAGCATTAACAACTTTAACGACCAACGCAAGAAACTGGATCACGACATCACCGAAGAAGCCCTTGAGTACATCAACCAGTCCCACTACGATCAATCCCAAAAAGCAACCGTACTTTACAACCCGAACTGGCACAAAGGTGTCATCGGGATCGTGGCTTCTCGTCTAACGGAATATTATTACCGACCGACCGTGATCCTGACAGAGTCCAACGGTTTGGCAACCGGATCCGCTCGTTCAGTGGAAGGATTTGACCTGTATTACGCCATTTCACAATGTAGCGAATTCTTGGAAAATTACGGGGGACACAAATACGCGGCAGGACTGACATTAAGGCTTGAAAACATTGAACCTTTCAAGGCTAAATTCCAGAAAATCGTGAGTGAAACGATCACGGAAGAGATGTTGACACCCCAGATCAATATTGATGCCCAAATCAAATTAAACGACATCACCCCGGATCTTTACGCCATGATTCAGAAGTTCGCCCCGTTTGGCCCCAACAACACGATTCCCGTGTTCATGACTGAAAACGTGACGAATTTCATTGGTTCAAAACAAGTGGGACGTAACAACGAACACCTAAAACTGGTGGTCGTGGATGACACGAGAGTCTGCAACGACCGGAGTGGTATAGCTTTCGGCATGGGAGAGGCATTTTCCCGTATCAGTAAAGGTGAATATTTTGATATTTGCTACACCCTTCAAGAAAACGAATTCATGGGGAAAAGCGACATTCAAATGATGATTCGAGATTTAAAATTCAAAGAGGAATAA